The Paenibacillus sp. G2S3 region TAACCAAGTTTCGTTTTCGTGGCAAAGGGTTTCTCATTACCTTGATTGATCTCCCCTTTGCAGTATCGCCTGTCATCGGCGGTCTGATCTTTGTGCTCGTCTTCGGAGCTAACGGATGGTTTGGTCCTTGGCTGAGTGCCCATGATATCAAGATCGTATTTGCGCTTCCAGGTATCGTGCTGGCCACGCTGTTTGTGACGTTTCCCTTTGTGGCGCGTGAGTTGATCCCGCTGATGGAGGATCAGGGCACGCAGGAGGAAGAGGCGGCGATTACACTCGGAGCTCACGGGTGGCAAATCTTTTTCAGAGTTACACTACCTAATATTAAATGGGGTTTACTATACGGCATTATTTTGTGTAATGCGCGGGCCATGGGCGAGTTCGGTGCAGTCTCTGTAGTCTCCGGGCATATACGCGGGGAGACGAATACCCTGCCGCTGCATGTTGAGATTTTGTACAATGAATATCAATTTTCAGCGTCTTTTGCAGTAGCTTCACTGCTCTTGTTGTTAGCTTTGGTGACGATGATTATTAAAAGCTGGTTATCACGAAAAAATGCCCATTGACAGTACTTTTGGTTCCGTGCTAAGTTAATTCATAGTATACTGGTTGGTAATGACGGAATTATGGAAATTAGGCGGATATAATCCTTTGGATGGGGAAAGGGAGGCTAGAGAATGGCTAAACCGCTGAAAGTGGATGAATTATGGCTTACGCGGATTGCAGGGCTTCTGGATGATATGGAATTTGGCTCCTTGCACATTGTAGTGCATGAAGGTCAGATTGTTCAGATGGAGCGTACGGAACGCAAACGTTTTGAGAATAGCAATGGCAACGCAAATGGGCGTTACATTGGTGAGAGCGGAACCCGGCGGGCCGATTCCCAATCGGCAGGACGTTGATACAATCTCGGGCAATCATAAAGGGATCTATTATCTTTCTGGATAAAAATTATGGAGTTGCCTCAGCAGCCTTAAAATCCCTGCTGGGGCAACTCCTCTGTTTTTTGATACGAAGGACCGATCGGACTCAGAAGACCCTAAACACAGTTTTTTTTTTGCACATTTGGCATGCTAACGGACCCCATATTCGCTATTGGCATGAAAAACACCAAATAGTTGGCTCTTTTTAATGAATAGCTGCAGTGGAGTCCGAAACCGCGCTCCAAAGGCTAATAAATTGCAAATAACGTCAACTGGGTCCTTAAGTAACAGTGGGTTATCAGGACTGGTGCGAATATTGTAACAAACCAAAAGACAGAGCAGTGATTCTTCCGAACATGGAGAAACGCTGCTCTGTTATCTTTTTACCAAGAAAGCGACCGACGATATAGGCAGCATTTTAATAACGATTTGTCTGACGTGAAGAGGAAATCCCTTCAACCAGCAGTACGAGCGCAGTGATGCCATGCATAATCCAACCTAAGAGTGGGATAAACGCTAAAATCGAGGTGATAATGCCTAGAACATTCCCTACGATGGGTTTTCGCTCTCTTTGCAGGATTACAATGGCTACAGCGTGGAGCAAAAAGGCAACGGCAAGAGGGACCCAACCATTCGCTATAATAAAGAGACCGCCGAGGACAGGCAGAGCCAGAAAAGCCTCATACACACACGTTCCCCATTTAAAAAGCTTTGCTACAGGAGACATTATGCCACCAACCTTTTTAGAATATTGTTATAAATACTATTCCACACAGTGAGTAATAGGATTCAAAAATATAATACTTACCACTTTGGTGGATGTGTATGGATTTTGGGAATGGACGGTATTTTCATATTCATATATAGTGTGAGTTAGATATTTCCAAAAGAGTGTAAAGATATACGCTCACCCAATAAGGAGACAAAATTTTACCATTGGGTGATTTTCAATTTATAAAGGAATCATCAAGGGGAGATCACATTGCTTAGAAAATCCTTTTTCACAAAATTGCTTATCGCTTATCTTATTATTATATTCGCTTACACTATGATTGCGGTCTGCCTTTCTTTTTTTAAGGACAGCCAAAGCGTGCGATCGGAATTAAGTCAGAAGCAGCAGAATTTTCTTATGCAATCGCGAGACAAAATTGACACGAAACTCGGTGTTTCTTTCAATTTAATTACACAATTGAGATTAGATGATCATGTTGTTAAATTCGCTGAAAAAGATCGCGATTACTATGAGATCACGCAAGCCTCTTATGCACTGAAAAATCATATAGATGCATTCTCTGAATTCGGCTATAGCATCGATTTAATGAAGACTAACGATGATTTGGTTATTACGCCGCAAATTTCGTCGGATAGAAGACGCTATATGGAAGATATGGGAATGACTAATGAGGATTTGGCACAATTAGGCACAGACAGTACGAGTCCAAACATAACGATATCGAGCAGTCAAAAAATAACGTCGACGAACGATGAAAGCGCATCCATAAGAATCGTAAATCCGGAACGGGTAGGAATAGGGAATTCATTATTTTTTGTTGTCTCATTCTTTGAACAATTGCTGCTACCACCCCTATCACCTGATGCGCAAGAAGCTTTTGCCATTATCGAGAATGGTCGATACGTAACGCTTAAATC contains the following coding sequences:
- the cysW gene encoding sulfate ABC transporter permease subunit CysW produces the protein MAGTIPLQAPRLQKNTSSPATTETKAVKWVLIGAAGLVLFWLIALPLIVVLTEALKKGWDVYIAALTDPDARSALRLTLLVAAITVPLNTFFGVAAAWAVTKFRFRGKGFLITLIDLPFAVSPVIGGLIFVLVFGANGWFGPWLSAHDIKIVFALPGIVLATLFVTFPFVARELIPLMEDQGTQEEEAAITLGAHGWQIFFRVTLPNIKWGLLYGIILCNARAMGEFGAVSVVSGHIRGETNTLPLHVEILYNEYQFSASFAVASLLLLLALVTMIIKSWLSRKNAH
- a CDS encoding YezD family protein — its product is MAKPLKVDELWLTRIAGLLDDMEFGSLHIVVHEGQIVQMERTERKRFENSNGNANGRYIGESGTRRADSQSAGR